AGCCCTTTGGCGGTTGGCGCCACTGAGGTTGGAATATGAGAGTATGCTATTCTGGAGATTACTTTTCGACAAATTGGCATTTTTCAAGGAGGTTTGCAGCAAATTGGCTTTATGGAGGCTTGCCCCGAATAAGTCGGCCTCTTGGAGATTGGCTTCTTTAAAATTTGTGTCTTGGAGGTTGGTTTCTCTGAGATTGGCATGTTGGAAATCGGCACAATACAGGTTAGCACCTACGAGATCCCTTCCATGGAGGTCGGCAAATTGGAAATTGGCGCGTTCACTTTGCCTGCCACCTGATTCCAGCCATAGGCTATGTTGATCAATTATTTCAGTAAGCTGCTCATTTGATATCTCACGAAATTCGGCCATTTCTGATCCTCGGATCGATCTTTTGGATGCAAAAATTACAGGAGGCAGTTCTCCAAGAGATTGTTGACCTGTGTAACAAATGAAAATCAAGTTTTCAGTATCATTGATTCAGCAATATTTTTTTAACGAGATAAAAACTAATGGTCAAGTATCATGATTTCGCATTCTTAGATCCTTTTGGGACGGTCCTTGATCAACTCTTTATATATCCAACGCGAAGGTAAAAGAGGACTTGGCAATCAAATTGTGGCAAGCCCGAACAAGCTGCCGTCACAGGGAATTAAGCAGGCATACGCGGCAGGGAGATGACAAAGCAGGCGCCGGGGGCGTCCTGATCCAGGGTGATGGCTCCTCCGTGGGATTTCACCAGGGAGGCCACAATGGACAGTCCCATGCCCGAGCCTCCGCTTTGGGCGGCGGTGGTGAAAAAGGGGTTGAAAACCCGGGAGGCGTTGCCGGGAGAGATGCCCGGACCGTTGTCCGAAACCCGGATGACCACCCTTTCCTCTTCGTCCTCAAAATCCACGCCGGCCTCCATGCAAACCTGCACGTCCTCCGGTCCGTGGAACCAGGCGTTTTCCAACAAATTGACCAGGATGGACTCCAGGGATTCCCTGGCCATGCCCACCTTGCCAATGTTTCCGCTATGCGACACGGAGATGTCCCGGCCCTGGTTCCGATATTTTTCCTCCAGGGATTCCAAAACAAGAATCGCGTCCACGGTTTCGCCTTTACGCTCGGTCGTGTCCGCCTTGGCCAGTTCCATGAGGCGCTTCACCAGGTGATCCAGGCGTGTGATGTCCGACTCCATCATTTCCAGGAACCGCGCCCTTTCCTCGTCGCTCATGTCCAGGTCAGGATCGCGCAACAGCTCCACCGAGGCGGAAAGGGAGGTAAGGGGCGTTTTGAAACCGTGGGACACGTTATTGGCGAAGACGCGGGTTTGCTCCGCCCTTTGAGAGAGGGTTGCGGCCATGCCGGACAATGCTTCGGACAACTGGGCAACCTCCCTGGTTCCCGGGTGCTTGAGCGGCGCTGCGCCCTCCCCGCCTGACGCAACCTGCTCGGCCTGCCGGACCAGCCTTTTCATGGGCCGGCTTATTGCCAGGGTGGTGAGGGTGGTCACCAGCAGGACCACGCCAAGCAAAATGGCGCCGGCTTCCAAAAGATGCCACCGAATCAGGTACAGGCCTTTATTCAAGTCCAGGGGCGTGCGTGAAAGCACCACCGCGCCCCAGACCCGGTTTCCGTATATGACGGGAATGGCCACAAACACCCGCACCCGGCTTTGCCTGCCGATGGAAGGGTCCTGCTCCCTTTCCCTGAGCAGGCTCACGTGCTCGCCTTTCAAGGCTCTGGGAACCTCTTCCCGCACCAGCAGGGACTCGTTCATTTCCGTGCCCGAGGACGCCACCACGGTCCCCTGGTAATCCAGAACCCTGGTGCCGGTCAGCGTGGTGTTGCGGGACGATATGATGACGGGCATGATGGCGTCGCCCGCGGCTTTGGCGAAAATATCCGGGGGATGTTGGGGCGGAACCGCGTCCCTGCCTTGAGGCAGGATAGGCTCGGTTGCGATGTCCAGCCGGGGCGGGATAGGGTCGTACACGTCTTTTTCCCGCGGGGTGAATTGCGGGTCCAAGGGATTGCCGTAAGCCAGATCCCAGGCCTCGCCCTGATCCAGGGCCAGGTCGAACTGGCGGGCCATTTCCACCCGGAACATGGAGGCCACCAGGGTTCCCTGGCCGATAAGGCTGGCTTCGGTCTGCTTGACCAGCTCGGTTTCGTACAGCCGAAAAACCGCGATCCCGCCCAAGGGCAGCAAGAGCACCACCAGGTTTACAACCAGCAGGATGGATCTCAGCCGGGGCCGCCCCAGTTTCATGTGCACTCCCCTAATTGATACCCCACCCCGTGGGCGGTGCGGATGGCTTCTCCGCCCACGGCGGCCAGCTTTTTCCGCACCGACTTGATGTGGCTGTCAATGGTTCTGTCGCTGACAAAATGATCCCGGCCGTAGGCGCCGTCGATCAACTCCTCCCGGGTGAAAATTTTCTCGGGATAGCCCATGAGGGTCTGCAAAATCCGAAATTCCCGGTGGGTCAACTCCACCCGGACGGAATCCCAGGACACGATATGGGCGTCCACGTCCAGGCGCAGGCGGCCTTTTTCCAGAATGGCGCCCAGTTTTTCCTGCAACGAAACCGCGGGCTTGGCTTCGGTCAGCCTTCTCCTCAACCGGGCCTTGACCCTTGCAATAAGCTCCCGGGGGCTGAAAGGTTTGGTCACGTAGTCGTCGCCCCCCAGTTCCAGGCCTAAAATACGGTCGATTTCGTCGTCCTTGGAGGAAAGAAAAATGATGGGAACGTCCGAGTCCGCCCGGATTTTTTTGCACACCTCGGTGCCGTCCATTTCGGGCATGAGGATGTCCAGGATGACCAGGTCCGGGGCGGCTTCCGCAAACATCTTTACGGCCTGCAAGCCGTCTTTGGCCTGGATGGTTTGAAATCCCTCCTTTTTAAGAGCGAATCCCACCACTTCCCTGATATGGGCGTCGTCATCCACCACCATAATGGTCGGGGCCTTGGCCATGGTCTTTCTCCCTTAACGGCTTGGTTTATAGGACATGACTCAAGTTTCAGGAATGATAAAAGATTGAAAGCCCATTGTTTAGTATGCGGCTTAGCCCTGGCTTACTGCGAAAGTCCCGGAATCTTGGTCCCTTCCCCCCTGGCGGGGGAAGGACAGGATGGGGGGGCGTAGTTGCGAGGTCTCCTCGCCATTTAGAAAAAACCCCGGATAAAAGGTCACCCCCACCCCAGCCCTCCCCCGTCAAGGGGGAGGGAGTTTTTGGGCCGCTGCTTAGCCGTTTGAATCGTTACTGGCTGCATCAATCGTTTTAAGCAATTGAAAAAAGGCCGTTCCCGATAATTGAGTGCATAACCTCTATTGGCTGCCTATCATAAGCCAAGCCGCTTTACATTACAAGCCCGGTAAAACGATGATAATCCAAGCAAAAGAAACATGATTTCAGGCTATTAAGACGTATTGCACAAATTCTGCACATTTTTTCCACGCCTCTCCACATGGATTCCATCATGCCTGCACACCTTTCATTTATACCCTTCCCAAAACAAGGAGGCGCTCATGACCACATTCCAGGGAATAATCTATGCTTCGGCTTTTTCGCACTTTCCCAGAAAGGTTTTGCTCACTCTCCTGGTATGGGCGCGCAACCGGAAAATGATGCGGAGAAAGCCCGTCTTGGGAGCAAAGCCAGGGACGCGCCGCAAAATTAAATAAACCAAATAAAAACAGGGAGGAGACATGGAGGATTACAGAGGAGAATTGCCTGATCAAAACCGGAAAATCAGCCCGGCCACCGTTAAAATGATAACCATCATCGTCCTGATTTTTCTGCTCATGATCCCAACGGGTCTGATCTCGGGATTGATCAACGAAAGGTCCGGCCGCCGCATGGAGGCGGTGGACGAAATATCCTCCAAATGGGGCAATGCACAAATGCTGTGCGGACCTTTCATCACCCTGCCTTATAAGGTCCTTCACCGGGACACCAACGCCAAGGGCGAACCCAGAACATACTACACGCACCACAAAGCGCATTTTCTGCCAAACGAGCTTAACATCAGCGGGGAGGTCAAACCCATGACCCTGTCCAGAGGCATATACGAAGCGGTGGTTTACAACTCCACCCTGAATCTTACCGGAGCATTTAAAAAATTCGATTTGGAAAAACTGGGCGTTAATCCCCAGACCGTGGAGTGGGACAAGGCAAGCCTTGAAATCGGAATATCCGAAATGCGCGGGGTGACCAGGCGGGTTTCAGGCGAATTCAACAAGGTTGCCTTGAACATGGACCCCTGCCTGTCCTCCCTGGATGTGTTTCAAACGGGCATTTCATCGCCTATTGAAGCGAATGCATCGCAAGACAACTACACCTTTTCTTTTGCAATCGACATCAATGGAAGCTACGCCCTGCAATTCATTCCATTAGGACAAACAACGTCTGTCCATCTAAAATCCGACTGGTCCAGCCCCAGCTTTTTCGGCGCCTTCCTGCCCAGTAAAAGGAAGGTGGACCCGGGGTTCACCGCTTCCTGGAACATCCTGGACCTGAATAGGGACTATCCCCAGGCTTGGACGGACAGATCGTACACTGTCAACTCCTCGAGTTTCGGCGTAAAATTCATCAACACAGCCGATGCCTACCAGCAGTCGGAGCGAGCCTTGAAATACGCCATTTTGTTCATCCTCATCACCTTTGTGGGCTTCTTTTTGGTGGAGGTCATAACCAAGGTGCGCATCCACCCCATCCAGTACGCATTGGTGGGCATGGCCATCGTCATATTTTACCTGCTTTTGGTTTCCGTGTCCGAGCACATCGCCTTTGGCGGCGCCTATCTGGCCTCGTGCATTGCAGTCATGATTCTGGTGACAGGATATTCCTCCAGCGTGCTGAAAAGCAGAAAATTCGCCCTGATCGTGGGCGGGGTCTATGCGGTTTTATACGGGTATTTGTTCATTCTGTTGCAGTTGGAGGATTACTCCCTGGTTTCGGGCGTAGCCGGGTTGGCCGTGCTTTTGGGCCTGACCATGTATTTGACCCGCAACATAGACTGGTACGCGGTGGAGTTATAGCCGCGAGCCTTTGGCTTGTTGGGCCGGGGGCCTGTCAACCGCGTATTGGGGCGCGTAATTCCTTCGTCGGGCGCCCCGGCTCGACAGAAAGGAGTCTGTTGGATGAACCTGCGTTGATCGTTTTTGGCGCAATATTGATCAGAGACTTTTGAAACCGCCTCGGCTTATTAAAAACGGGGTTTGCGCAGAACCATCCAACCTACATAACCATCTGATATCATACAGCGTTTACGTAGGTCGGGTGGTTCTGCGCCGGCGTCTAAAAACATCAACGCCTTTTAACCAAGCGCCGTCAACAGCCTTGCAACAGTGTGAAATGTTCAAGGCGC
The Desulfatibacillum aliphaticivorans DSM 15576 DNA segment above includes these coding regions:
- a CDS encoding pentapeptide repeat-containing protein: MAEFREISNEQLTEIIDQHSLWLESGGRQSERANFQFADLHGRDLVGANLYCADFQHANLRETNLQDTNFKEANLQEADLFGASLHKANLLQTSLKNANLSKSNLQNSILSYSNLSGANRQRADLREANLQEADMRNARLQGIMCLSADFKKSWRATR
- the creD gene encoding cell envelope integrity protein CreD; this translates as MEDYRGELPDQNRKISPATVKMITIIVLIFLLMIPTGLISGLINERSGRRMEAVDEISSKWGNAQMLCGPFITLPYKVLHRDTNAKGEPRTYYTHHKAHFLPNELNISGEVKPMTLSRGIYEAVVYNSTLNLTGAFKKFDLEKLGVNPQTVEWDKASLEIGISEMRGVTRRVSGEFNKVALNMDPCLSSLDVFQTGISSPIEANASQDNYTFSFAIDINGSYALQFIPLGQTTSVHLKSDWSSPSFFGAFLPSKRKVDPGFTASWNILDLNRDYPQAWTDRSYTVNSSSFGVKFINTADAYQQSERALKYAILFILITFVGFFLVEVITKVRIHPIQYALVGMAIVIFYLLLVSVSEHIAFGGAYLASCIAVMILVTGYSSSVLKSRKFALIVGGVYAVLYGYLFILLQLEDYSLVSGVAGLAVLLGLTMYLTRNIDWYAVEL
- a CDS encoding sensor histidine kinase, which codes for MKLGRPRLRSILLVVNLVVLLLPLGGIAVFRLYETELVKQTEASLIGQGTLVASMFRVEMARQFDLALDQGEAWDLAYGNPLDPQFTPREKDVYDPIPPRLDIATEPILPQGRDAVPPQHPPDIFAKAAGDAIMPVIISSRNTTLTGTRVLDYQGTVVASSGTEMNESLLVREEVPRALKGEHVSLLREREQDPSIGRQSRVRVFVAIPVIYGNRVWGAVVLSRTPLDLNKGLYLIRWHLLEAGAILLGVVLLVTTLTTLAISRPMKRLVRQAEQVASGGEGAAPLKHPGTREVAQLSEALSGMAATLSQRAEQTRVFANNVSHGFKTPLTSLSASVELLRDPDLDMSDEERARFLEMMESDITRLDHLVKRLMELAKADTTERKGETVDAILVLESLEEKYRNQGRDISVSHSGNIGKVGMARESLESILVNLLENAWFHGPEDVQVCMEAGVDFEDEEERVVIRVSDNGPGISPGNASRVFNPFFTTAAQSGGSGMGLSIVASLVKSHGGAITLDQDAPGACFVISLPRMPA
- a CDS encoding response regulator transcription factor gives rise to the protein MAKAPTIMVVDDDAHIREVVGFALKKEGFQTIQAKDGLQAVKMFAEAAPDLVILDILMPEMDGTEVCKKIRADSDVPIIFLSSKDDEIDRILGLELGGDDYVTKPFSPRELIARVKARLRRRLTEAKPAVSLQEKLGAILEKGRLRLDVDAHIVSWDSVRVELTHREFRILQTLMGYPEKIFTREELIDGAYGRDHFVSDRTIDSHIKSVRKKLAAVGGEAIRTAHGVGYQLGECT